From a single Theropithecus gelada isolate Dixy chromosome 10, Tgel_1.0, whole genome shotgun sequence genomic region:
- the NOL12 gene encoding nucleolar protein 12 has translation MGRKKKRSDGDDRRPRLVLSFDEEKRREYLTGFHKRKVERKKAAIEEIKQRLKEEQRKLREERHQEYLKMLAEREEALEEADELDRLVTAKTESVQYDHPNHTVTVTTISDLDLSGARLLGLTPPEGGSGDGSEEAASSMEKPTKALPRKSRDPLLSQRISSLTASLHAHSRKKVKRKHPQRTQDSKKPPRATRTSKAQRRRLTGKARHSGE, from the exons ATGGGCCGCAAGAAGAAGAGGAGCGATGGTGACGACCGGCGGCCCAGGCTCGTTCTCAGCTTCGACGAGGAGAAGAGGCG GGAGTACCTGACAGGCTTCCACAAGCGGAAGGTTGAGCGGAAGAAGGCAGCCATTGAGGAGATTAAGCAGCGGCTAAAAGAGGAGCAGAGGAAGCTTCGGGAGGAG CGCCACCAGGAATACTTGAAGATGctggcagagagagaagaggcgCTGG AGGAGGCAGATGAGCTGGACCGGTTGGTGACAGCAAAGACGGAGTCGGTGCAGTATGACCACCCCAACCACACAGTCACCGTGACCACCATCAGTGACCTGGACCTCTCAGGGGCCCGGCTGCTCGGGCTGACCCCACCTGAG GGAGGGTCTGGAGACGGGTCTGAGGAGGCGGCGTCATCCATGGAGAAGCCAACCAAAGCCTTGCCCAGGAAGTCCAGAGACCCCCTGCTCTCTCAGCG GATCTCCTCTCTCACAGCCTCATTGCATGCACACAGCCGCAAAAAGGTCAAGAGGAAACATCCCCAACGGACCCAGGACTCCAAGAAGCCCCCAAGGGCCACTCGTACCAGCAAGGCCCAGCGCCGCCGTCTGACAGGCAAAGCGCGGCACAGCGGGGAGTGA